GCGGAAGCGGTCGGCGAGGTAGTGCACCTCGTCCATGACCACGAAGCCGAGGCCGCGCAGGGTCGCGGACCCGGCATACATCATGTTGCGCAGCACCTCGGTGGTCATGACGACCACGGGAGCCTCGCCGTTGACCGAGGAGTCGCCCGTCAGCAGGCCGACCTTGGCGGCTCCGTGGACGCGCACGAGGTCGTTGTACTTCTGGTTCGACAGCGCCTTGATGGGCGTCGTGTAGAACGCCTTGCGCCCGGTGGCCAGCGCCAGGTGCACCGCGAACTCGCCGACGATCGTCTTGCCGGCGCCGGTGGGGGCGGCGACGAGCACGCCCCTGCCCTCCTCCACCGCCTCGCAGGCCTTCAGCTGGAAGTCGTCGAGGGGGAAGTCGAGGCCGGAGAGGAAGGCACCGAGGTGGCTGCGCTCCCGCTGGCCCCGCCTCGCTGCGGCGGCGTAGCGCTCGGCAGGGGTGGACATGCCGTCAGGCTATGCCAGCGCCGGTCCCCTCACCCACGCGCCACGGCCGGCACCATGACCGTGAGCGCCGCGGGCACGACCTCCAGGGTCAACGGCAGCGGGGCGAACCGCTCCCCGTCCGCGTAGGCCATGATCCCCTCGGCCTCGAGGGTGACCTCGCGGCCACGCAGCACCTCCACGGCCGGGTGCCGGACGTGCGTGCCCTTGAAGACGGTCGGGAACACCTTGAGGAACTCGAGGGTGCTGATGTCGTGGAGCACCATGACGTCGAGGAGTCCGTCGTCGAAGGAGGCGTCCGGGCAGACCCGCATGCCGCCCCCGTAGGAGGGCCCGTTCCCGACGGTCACCAGCATCGCGGCGGTCTCGTGGCGCACCCCGTCGACGGTCACGGCATACGGTATCGCCCGGAAGCCGGGCAGCTCGCGGGCAATGGCCAGGTTGTAGCGCATCCGGCCCTTGGGCCACGGCCACGTGTTGGCGCGCTCGTTGACCAGCGAGTCGAAGCCGGCGCCGAGCACGCCGGCGTACCACCGCACGTCGCCGCGCGAGTCGACGTGGCGCACCACGTCGATCTGGCGCGGTATGCCGGTGCCGACGACGTCGGTCGCGGTGATGGGGTCGTGCACGGGCAGCCCCAGCCCCCGCGCGACGTCGTTGCCGGTGCCGGCCGCGATGATGGCCAGCGGCGTCTTGGTGTCGGCGCACAGGTTGACGCCGAGGTGGACCATGCCGTCGCCCCCCACGACAGCCAGCACGTCGATGCCCTGGGCGATGGCGCCGATGGCCCGGTCGCGGGCCGCCGCCGCCGTCTCGTCGGAGAGGTCGAGCACCTCGTGGCCCCGGGCCCGCAGGCGGTGGGCCACCTCGAGGCCGAGGGTTCCCCCACGGTTCTTGCCCGAGGTGGGGTTGACCACCAGGCCGATGCGCTTGCCCACGGACGCGAACGCTACAGCGTCGAGGCCTGGTCGTCGGGAAGCTCGGCCCACTCGGGCTTGGCCTTCTCGCGCCGGCGGTCGATGAGGAAGGCGACGCCGATGGCCGCGAAGTAGAGCACCGTCAGCGGGGCGGCCAGCAGGAACATCGTGAACGGGTCGGGCGTCGGCGTGGCCACTGCCGCGAAGACGAAGATGACGAACACGGCGGGGCGCCAGGTGCGCAGCATCCCGCGCGCGGAGATGACGTGCGCGACGTTAAGGGCGACGAGGAAGACCGGCAGCAGGAAGGCGAGGCCGAACACCACGATGAACCGGGTGACGAAGCCGAAGTAGTCGGACGTCTGCTGGATGTTGGAGGCGCCCTCGGGGGTGAAGCCGTAGAGCAGGGTCAGGGCCTTGGGCATCGTCACGTAGGCCATCCAGCAGCCCGCGAGGAACAGCGGGACGATGGCCGCGACGAAGGCCAGCGAGACCCGCTTCTCCTTCCTCGTCAGGCCCGGGACGATGAAGGCCCACAGCTGGTAGAGCCACACCGGGCTCGACAGCAGCAGGCCGACGAAGATGGAGATGCTGACCTGCTGCGAGAACGCCGCGGTGGCGTTGCTGAAGTTCAGGCTCACCAGCTCGTTGCCGCTGGCCTCCTTGTAGGCGTAGAACGGCGAGGCGAGCTGCTGGTAGACCTCGTCGTAGTAGATCCAGCCCACCACGGCTCCGGCCACGAGGGCGAGCGCGGAGATGAACAGCCGCCGGCGCAGCTCGCGCAGATGGTCTCCCAGTGACATCCGCCCCTCGGGGTTGCGGGGACGGCGGAACGCTGCCATGTGGGTGCTGTCGGTGCCTGCGGGGTGGGCGGTCAGGAGATGGGGCCGGACGTGCCCGTGCCGGTGGAGCCGGTGGACCCTGGGGTGGTGGTCCCGGGGCTGGTGTGGCCCGGGGTGGTGCCCGCACTGCCGGGCTGGTTGTCCGTGCGCGGGGCGTCCTCGCGGACGGTCTCCCCGCGCACGGTGTCGGAGCTGGCGGCGGACTTGCCGTCGTTCTTCATCTCCGACACCTCGGACTTGAAGATACGCATCGAGCGGCCCAGGCTGCGGGCGGCATCGGGTAGCTTCTTCCAGCCAAAGAGCAGGACGACGACGACCGCGATGATGATGAGCTCGGTGGGACCGAGGTTGGGCATGTCAGGCGCCTTTCGATGGCGGTGGGGCTAACGGCTGTCAGTCTACGTCGCGGGCCCAGAGCGGGAGCCGCTCCGCCCGGCGGGCCGTGCGCTGGGCGCGAAGCTCGGCCCGGGTCGTGGCCCTGTGGTGGCGCAGGTCGCGGGGGTCCTGGAACACGGCCAGCGGAACGGGCGGCGTGGGCTCCCCCAGCCGCTCGACCTGCGCCTCGAGGGCGGCGAGGGTCGAGCTGGCCCGCTCGGTCTCGGCGGCGAGCTCCTTGACCTGGCCCCACAGGCCCCACAGGCGCGCGACGAGGTACACCCCGGCGATCACCACCAGGAGCGTCCAGATCAGCACCCACCACCACACGGGCGACGACCCTACCCGCCGTCGCCTGCGGTGGGCACCTCGGTGCCCTCCCGGTATGCCGCGAGCGCGGCTTCCGCTCCGTGGCGCACCTCCTCGGCGACCCCGGGCGGGGAGAGGACGACACCGCGACCGCCGAGGCGCCACAGCAGCCGGCGCAGCCAGGCGGTGTCGCTCGTGCGCAGGCCGACCGTCTGCGAGCCGTCGTCGTGCGCCTCCACGGACTCGACCGGGTAGTAGTCGCTCACCCAGGTGGCCCCGGGCAGCAGGCGCAGGCTGACGAGCAGGTCGTCGGGCCGGGCGCTGAACGTGCCGGCGTCGAGGTCGCGCAGCTGGGCCTGCTCCGGGGGCGTGCCGTCCGCATCGAGCACCTCGAGGCGCTCGATGCGGTCCATGCGGAACAGCCGGGTGTCCTGGGCGCGGTGACACCAGCCCTCGAGGTACCAGTGGGCGTCGAGGTTGACGACGCGCATGGGGTCGACGTCGCGCTCGGTGGCCTCGTCGCGGCTGGGCACGAGGTAGCGCAGGTGCACGCGGCGGCGCTGCTCGAGCGCGCGCCGGGCGTCGGCGAGCAGCTCGGCGGCAACGCCCTCGTCGATGGCCACGTCGACCCGCGCGGCGGCCTCCGCGCTGGCCCCGGTGGCCTGCTCGAGCTTGGCCAGGGCTCGCTCGATCGCGTCACGCTCGCCGATGCCGGGCACCGCGGCGAGCGCGCGCAGCCCCACCATCAGCGTGAGCGCCTCGTCGACGCCGAGCCGCAGCGGCCGGGCGATGGTGTCGGCGTTGGAGACGAAGACCCGCCCGCCCTCCCACTGGGCGTCGATGAGCTCGTCGGGCATCTGTCCGTAGCCACACATGAAGAGCAGCTGCAGGTCGTCCTCGAGCTGGCGCTCGGTGACGCCGAGCCCCGCGGCCGCCTCGGCGAGGTCGATGCCCTGCCGGTTGACCAGCCACGGCACCATCGTCAGCAGCCGGGAGAGCCTGTCGGTGGCAGACTCTGCGGTGCGCCTCGTGCCCGGTCCCCCGCTCACGCGTCCTCCCCCACGAGCGCGCTGGTGTGCGCTGCGCCGGCCGGCAGGTGGGCCCGGGCCGCGCCGGTGAGGCGTCGCACCACCGCCTCGCGGACCTCGGCAGGCTCGATGACGACCACGTCGGGTCCGTAACCGGTGACCTCGTCGGCGAACGCCTCGGCGTCGGTGAGCTCGACCTCCAGCTCCCACCAGCCGTCCCCGGCGTCGGTGGCGGCGGTGGCGCGCCGCCGCAGCGACAGGCCGCGGCCGTCGCGCACCCGCAGACGCGCCTGCTGCGGGCGCTGCTCGCCCACGGTGGTGCGGATCATGTCCCGCGGCCGGTGCTCCGCCGGCACCTCGAAGGCGTTCGCCGGGCCCTTGACCCGCACGGTGCCGCTGATGCGCGAGAGCCGGAAGACGCGCGGGGCGTCGCGGTCGAGGTCGTGCCCGGTGAGGTACCAGCGCCCGTGCCAGGAGGCCAGGCCCCAGGGCTGCACGTGCCGCTGGCGCGTCTGCCCCTCGCCACCGGTGCGGTAGTCGAACTCGACCTGTCGCCGCCTCACCACGGCGTTCTTGACGTCGTCGAAGGCGGGCTCGGTCGTGCGCAGCCGCGGCTCGATGCCGATGAGCGACTCGCTGTCGCGCTCGATGCCGGAGGCCTTGAGCTTGCGCAGGGCCTGGGCGGCCGGCCCGGCCAGCGACGCGTGCGCCCACGTGCGGCTCGCCAGGCCGAGGACGGCCAGCTCGTCCGGCTCGAAGGAGATCTCCGGCAGCGCGTACTCGCGCTGGTCGATCCGGTAGCCGGTCTCGTCCTCCCAGATCGTGCTCGTCTCCTCGGTGACGAGCGGGATGCCGAGCTCGCGCAGCTCGTCCTTGTCGCGCTCGAACATCCGGTCGAAGGCCTCGTCGGAGGCGGCGGCGCCGTACTGCGGCACCATCGTGCGGATCGTGGACTTCGTCAGGGGCCTGCGGGTGTAGAGCAAGCAGAGGACGAGGTTGAGGAGCCGCTCCGTCTTGGCGGCAGGTCCTCCGGGGGCACTCACCCGCCCGACGCTACCCGACGGCGGGGCGGGCAGCGTGGATAGTCTGCCCGTCGTGATGCAGTGGCGCGCCGGGACGGTCGAACGCGAGCTCCAGCGGTGGTCCGGGGCGGCGGTGTATGCCGTGCGCCTCGAGGGGGCGGCGGGCGCCTCCGGCCCGGTCAAGGCGTTGGCCTACACGGCCATGGTCGG
This genomic interval from Knoellia sp. p5-6-4 contains the following:
- the tatC gene encoding twin-arginine translocase subunit TatC, translated to MAAFRRPRNPEGRMSLGDHLRELRRRLFISALALVAGAVVGWIYYDEVYQQLASPFYAYKEASGNELVSLNFSNATAAFSQQVSISIFVGLLLSSPVWLYQLWAFIVPGLTRKEKRVSLAFVAAIVPLFLAGCWMAYVTMPKALTLLYGFTPEGASNIQQTSDYFGFVTRFIVVFGLAFLLPVFLVALNVAHVISARGMLRTWRPAVFVIFVFAAVATPTPDPFTMFLLAAPLTVLYFAAIGVAFLIDRRREKAKPEWAELPDDQASTL
- the tatA gene encoding Sec-independent protein translocase subunit TatA — its product is MPNLGPTELIIIAVVVVLLFGWKKLPDAARSLGRSMRIFKSEVSEMKNDGKSAASSDTVRGETVREDAPRTDNQPGSAGTTPGHTSPGTTTPGSTGSTGTGTSGPIS
- a CDS encoding WYL domain-containing protein gives rise to the protein MSGGPGTRRTAESATDRLSRLLTMVPWLVNRQGIDLAEAAAGLGVTERQLEDDLQLLFMCGYGQMPDELIDAQWEGGRVFVSNADTIARPLRLGVDEALTLMVGLRALAAVPGIGERDAIERALAKLEQATGASAEAAARVDVAIDEGVAAELLADARRALEQRRRVHLRYLVPSRDEATERDVDPMRVVNLDAHWYLEGWCHRAQDTRLFRMDRIERLEVLDADGTPPEQAQLRDLDAGTFSARPDDLLVSLRLLPGATWVSDYYPVESVEAHDDGSQTVGLRTSDTAWLRRLLWRLGGRGVVLSPPGVAEEVRHGAEAALAAYREGTEVPTAGDGG
- a CDS encoding WYL domain-containing protein — its product is MSAPGGPAAKTERLLNLVLCLLYTRRPLTKSTIRTMVPQYGAAASDEAFDRMFERDKDELRELGIPLVTEETSTIWEDETGYRIDQREYALPEISFEPDELAVLGLASRTWAHASLAGPAAQALRKLKASGIERDSESLIGIEPRLRTTEPAFDDVKNAVVRRRQVEFDYRTGGEGQTRQRHVQPWGLASWHGRWYLTGHDLDRDAPRVFRLSRISGTVRVKGPANAFEVPAEHRPRDMIRTTVGEQRPQQARLRVRDGRGLSLRRRATAATDAGDGWWELEVELTDAEAFADEVTGYGPDVVVIEPAEVREAVVRRLTGAARAHLPAGAAHTSALVGEDA
- a CDS encoding YegS/Rv2252/BmrU family lipid kinase, which codes for MGKRIGLVVNPTSGKNRGGTLGLEVAHRLRARGHEVLDLSDETAAAARDRAIGAIAQGIDVLAVVGGDGMVHLGVNLCADTKTPLAIIAAGTGNDVARGLGLPVHDPITATDVVGTGIPRQIDVVRHVDSRGDVRWYAGVLGAGFDSLVNERANTWPWPKGRMRYNLAIARELPGFRAIPYAVTVDGVRHETAAMLVTVGNGPSYGGGMRVCPDASFDDGLLDVMVLHDISTLEFLKVFPTVFKGTHVRHPAVEVLRGREVTLEAEGIMAYADGERFAPLPLTLEVVPAALTVMVPAVARG